The region GCCGGGTGCGCGAAGCCATTTCCCTGGCCTTTGATTTTGAGTGGATGAACAAAGCGCTGTTTTACGGGGCTTACAGCCGCGCCAACAGCTATTTCCAGAACACCGAATATGCCGCGCGCGATTACCCGAAAGCCGACGAGCTGGTCCTGCTGGCCCCGCTGAAAGCGGAGCTACCGCCGGAGGTTTTCACCACCGTGTTTCAGTCGCCCGCGTCAAACGGTGACGGTTACGACCGCGACAACTTGCTGAAAGCCAGCAAACTGCTGGATGACGCGGGCTGGCACCTGAAAAATCAAAAGCGTGTGGATGCCAAAACGGGCAAGCCTCTCAGCTTTGAGCTGCTGCTCTCGTCCGGGGGCAACGATCAGTGGGTACTGCCGTTTAAGCACAACCTTGAGCGGCTGGGCGTGACCATGAACATTCGCCAGGTTGATAACGCGCAGATCACCAGCCGCATGCGCAGCCGTGATTACGACATGATGCTGCGCCTGTGGCCCGCCCAGCCGTGGCCCAGCTCGGACCTGCAAATCTCCTGGGCCTCCAGCTACATCGACTCCTCATACAATGCGCCGGGGGTAAAAAGCCCGGCGATTGATGCGCTAATTGCCAAAATAGTGGCGGCGCAGGGGGATAAAGAAAAGCTCCTGCCTCTCGGGCGCGCCCTCGACAGGGTCTTAACCTGGAACTACTACATGCTGCCGATGTGGTATATGGGCGAAGATCGCCTTGCGCGCTGGGACAAGTTCTCCGTGCCTGCCGTGCGCCCTGTCTACTCCCTGGGCTTTGATACCTGGTGGTATGACGTTAACAAAGCCGCCAGACTTCCCGCTGAGCGGCGATAAGGAATCATCATGGGTGCCTATCTTCTCCGTCGTCTCCTGCTGATTATCCCCACCCTGTGGGCCATCATCACGATTAACTTTTTTATCGTGCAAATCGCCCCCGGCGGCCCGGTCGATCAGGCGATTGCCGCCATTGAATTTGGCAACAGCGGCGGCATGCCCGGCGTCGGCAGTGAAGGGATGGGCGCGAGCCATGCGCGAACCGGCGTAGGGAATATCAGCGAAAGCCATTATCGCGGCGGACGCGGGCTGGATCCGGAGGTGATCGCCGAGATCACCCACCGCTACGGCTTTGACAAACCGATTCACGAGCGCTATTTCAAGATGCTTTGGGATTACATCCGCTTTGATTTTGGCGACAGCCTGTTTCGCAGTGCGTCAGTATTAACGTTGATCAAGCAAAGCCTGCCGGTTTCGATAACGCTGGGGCTGTGGGGAACGCTGATTATCTATCTGGTCTCTATACCGCTCGGGATCCGCAAAGCGGTGTATAACGGCAGCCGGTTTGATATCTGGAGCAGCACGTTCATCATTATCGGCTACGCCATCCCGGCGTTTCTGTTTGCCATCCTGCTGATTGTCTTTTTTGCCGGG is a window of Enterobacter cloacae complex sp. ECNIH7 DNA encoding:
- a CDS encoding microcin C ABC transporter permease YejB yields the protein MGAYLLRRLLLIIPTLWAIITINFFIVQIAPGGPVDQAIAAIEFGNSGGMPGVGSEGMGASHARTGVGNISESHYRGGRGLDPEVIAEITHRYGFDKPIHERYFKMLWDYIRFDFGDSLFRSASVLTLIKQSLPVSITLGLWGTLIIYLVSIPLGIRKAVYNGSRFDIWSSTFIIIGYAIPAFLFAILLIVFFAGGSYFDLFPLRGLVSADFSSLPWYQKITDYLWHITLPVLATVIGGFAALTMLTKNAFLDEIRKQYVVTARAKGVSEKQIMWKHVFRNAMLLVIAGFPATFIGMFFTGSLLIEVMFSLNGLGLLGYEATVSRDYPVMFGTLYIFTLIGLLLNIISDISYTLVDPRIDFEGR